The proteins below are encoded in one region of Huiozyma naganishii CBS 8797 chromosome 7, complete genome:
- the FAA1 gene encoding long-chain fatty acid-CoA ligase FAA1 (similar to Saccharomyces cerevisiae FAA4 (YMR246W) and FAA1 (YOR317W); ancestral locus Anc_8.796), whose translation MTFQCNVPVGEAENEHETAPRRNYLAEDAPLVRPRDFKCNSVYEFIQECVERYGDRNVLSWRDVVDIHEEKKMVTKRVDGQEKQVEKTWMYYEMSPYRYITYNNLLERILELGRGLVKIGLQPGSEDKLHIYASTSYKWMEMFLGAQTQNIPVVTAYDTLGESGLTHSIKQTQSTAIFTDNSLLHTLVAPMEKTSHIRYIIHFEKIDPEDKRQGGKIFSSANDAREKILKIRPDVKFFSFEELVKLGEDNRDIETHTPAADDLACIMYTSGSTGEPKGVVLKQSNIIAGVGGADLCVRHITGPDDRVICFLPLAHIFELAFELLSVLWGSCIGYGTVKTLTSASMRNCQGDLAEFKPTIMVGVAAVWETVRKGILHQINELPFPMRKVFWAAYYAKYQMKQYGIPGGDALGNLVFKKIKAATGGQLRYLLNGGSPISVPAQEFISTLLAPMLIGYGLTETVANTTILNPSHFEFGVAGDLTGAVTVKLVDVEELGYFAKNNQGEIWIKGACVTPEYYKNPEETAKVITKDGWFQTGDIGEWVPSGHLKVIDRKKNLVKTLNGEYIALEKLESIYRSNQHVQNICVYADQTQVKPVGIVVPNHKPLLKLAQKIGVVDEGASDVDMDHHLRDPKLQQAALAEFLSTGKQQGLAGIELLAGVVFFPEEWTPQNGYVTSAQKLKRKEILEAVKDDVAKVYGK comes from the coding sequence ATGACTTTCCAGTGCAATGTGCCCGTTGGGGAGGCCGAGAACGAGCATGAGACGGCACCAAGGAGGAACTACCTTGCCGAGGATGCCCCTCTGGTGAGACCCAGGGACTTCAAGTGTAACAGTGTCTACGAGTTTATTCAGGAGTGTGTGGAGAGGTACGGGGACCGCAACGTGCTTTCTTGGAGAGACGTTGTTGATATCcacgaggagaagaagatggtCACGAAGAGGGTGGACGGACAGGAGAAACAAGTGGAGAAGACGTGGATGTACTACGAGATGAGCCCCTACAGGTACATCACGTACAACAATTTGCTGGAGAGGATCTTGGAATTGGGGAGAGGGCTTGTTAAGATTGGTTTGCAACCAGGGTCAGAGGATAAGTTGCACATCTACGCGTCCACTTCGTACAAATGGATGGAGATGTTCCTCGGTGCACAGACGCAGAATATCCCCGTTGTGACCGCGTACGATACTTTGGGGGAGAGCGGGCTCACGCACTCCATTAAGCAGACTCAATCCACTGCTATCTTCACTGACAACTCGCTTTTACACACTCTTGTGGCCCCCATGGAGAAGACCTCTCATATCAGGTACATTATCCACTTCGAGAAGATCGACCCGGAGGACAAGAGACAGGGCGGGAAGATATTTTCCAGTGCCAACGACGCCAGGGAGAAAATCTTAAAGATCAGACCGGACGTCAAGTTCTTCAGTTTCGAAGAATTGGTCAAGCTTGGTGAGGACAACAGGGACATAGAGACGCACACGCCAGCGGCGGACGACTTGGCATGTATTATGTACACCTCGGGGTCCACAGGAGAACCCAAGGGTgttgttttgaaacagtcCAACATCATTGCTGGGGTTGGTGGTGCGGATCTCTGCGTGAGGCATATCACGGGCCCCGATGACCGAGTCATTTGTTTCTTACCGCTAGCGCACATCTTCGAGCTTGCGTTCGAACTTTTGTCCGTGCTGTGGGGGTCGTGTATCGGGTACGGGACCGTGAAGACTTTGACGAGCGCCTCGATGCGTAACTGCCAAGGTGATCTTGCCGAGTTCAAACCGACGATCATGGTTGGTGTTGCGGCCGTGTGGGAGACCGTGCGGAAGGGGATCCTGCACCAGATCAACGAGTTGCCCTTCCCCATGCGCAAAGTGTTCTGGGCCGCGTACTACGCGAAGTACCAGATGAAGCAGTACGGGATCCCCGGTGGCGACGCACTGGGGAACTTggtcttcaagaagatcaaagcCGCGACGGGTGGGCAATTGCGGTATCTGCTGAACGGTGGGTCCCCCATCAGTGTCCCAGCACAGGAGTTTATCTCTACTCTTCTGGCGCCTATGTTGATCGGGTACGGTCTCACAGAAACGGTTGCCAACACGACGATCTTGAACCCTTCGCATTTCGAGTTCGGTGTCGCTGGTGATCTGACTGGTGCAGTGACTGTGAAACTTGTCGACGTTGAGGAACTCGGGTATTTTGCGAAGAACAACCAAGGTGAGATCTGGATCAAGGGCGCGTGTGTGACCCCTGAGTACTACAAGAACCCAGAGGAGACAGCTAAAGTGATCACGAAGGATGGGTGGTTCCAGACTGGTGATATTGGGGAGTGGGTGCCCAGCGGACACTTGAAAGTGATCGACCGGAAGAAAAACCTGGTGAAGACTTTGAACGGGGAGTACATTGCGTTGGAGAAGTTGGAGTCCATTTATAGATCGAACCAGCACGTGCAGAATATCTGCGTGTACGCCGACCAGACACAGGTGAAACCCGTTGGGATCGTTGTGCCCAACCACAAACCTTTACTGAAACTTGCTCAGAAAATCGGTGTTGTTGACGAGGGTGCGTCCGATGTGGACATGGACCACCACTTGAGGGACCCTAAGTTGCAACAAGCGGCACTTGCCGAGTTTTTGAGCACGGGGAAACAACAGGGGCTCGCGGGGATCGAATTGCTCGCAGGTGTGGTGTTTTTCCCCGAGGAATGGACCCCCCAGAACGGGTATGTCACCTCTGCTCAGAAATTGAAACGTAAAGAAATCTTGGAAGCCGTGAAGGATGACGTTGCGAAAGTGTACGGCAAATAA
- the HSH49 gene encoding U2 snRNP complex subunit HSH49 (similar to Saccharomyces cerevisiae HSH49 (YOR319W); ancestral locus Anc_8.797), producing the protein MDNSTTNLYVGNIDPRVTREQLYELFVQACPVVSLRYPRDKVLQTPQGYAFVGVPSVQDADYAVQLLHNCVTLHGRPLKIRRARPDSAEAADTAPVARLYVGGLAATVDAQQLARVFGKFGALYRPPTVHPAGEAGRRYALVEFRSYGDADAALDALAGATLAGGRVSVAYARRGAGGRGPPFGSQADRHLNAEARRNGRL; encoded by the coding sequence ATGGACAACTCCACTACGAACCTGTACGTGGGGAACATCGACCCTCGCGTCACACGTGAACAGCTCTACGAGTTGTTCGTCCAAGCATGCCCCGTCGTGTCGCTCCGCTACCCACGTGACAAGGTGCTGCAGACGCCACAAGGCTACGCCTTCGTCGGCGTCCCCAGCGTGCAGGACGCGGACTACGCGGTGCAACTGCTGCACAACTGCGTCACGCTGCACGGCCGCCCGCTCAAGATCCGCCGTGCGCGGCCGGACTCCGCCGAGGCCGCGGACACAGCACCGGTCGCGCGGCTGTACGTCGGAGGACTCGCGGCCACAGTGGACGCGCAGCAGTTGGCGCGCGTGTTCGGGAAATTCGGCGCACTGTACCGCCCGCCCACAGTGCACCCCGCGGGGGAGGCGGGCCGCCGCTACGCCCTGGTGGAGTTCAGGTCGTACGGGGACGCGGACGCCGCCCTGGACGCGCTGGCGGGGGCCACGCTCGCGGGCGGGCGCGTCAGTGTGGCGTACGCTCGGCGTGGGGCGGGCGGCAGGGGCCCTCCGTTCGGGTCCCAGGCGGACCGCCACCTGAACGCNGAAGCGCGCCGCAACGGGCGTCTGTGA
- the KNAG0G03265 gene encoding uncharacterized protein (similar to Saccharomyces cerevisiae HOR7 (YMR251W-A) and DDR2 (YOL052C-A); ancestral locus Anc_8.802): protein MQFAKVFIPAAALLGFVQAQGNTTTHTSHNAAAMPLDGKHVGANAGAAGALVAGALAFLL, encoded by the coding sequence ATGCAGTTTGCTAAAGTATTCATCCCAGCCGCCGCTTTGCTTGGTTTCGTGCAAGCCCAGGGCAACACCACCACGCACACCTCGCACAACGCAGCCGCCATGCCGCTGGACGGCAAGCACGTCGGTGCCAACGCAGGCGCGGCAGGCGCGCTCGTCGCAGGTGCTCTAGCGTTTCTGCTGTGA